The following are encoded together in the Humulus lupulus chromosome 5, drHumLupu1.1, whole genome shotgun sequence genome:
- the LOC133834458 gene encoding uncharacterized protein LOC133834458 isoform X1 — MEIQNFRHSHPLLLIKDGITTINQLIKCGICRRPITAAPLYGCDSCQYYLHKSCAELPQQIYHSFHLAHPLTLFPVNGTGYCDSCERVIPDSLFFRCFGCEVYLDVDCASMAPITFTKSYENNSIQHSSHQHPMLALDKVDNIDLIHCFGCQSIIGSEDRAYGCTECKYFLHESCAESPKEIQYPFHWDHGLLSLHIQYFWFECTLCKQTLKTCFTYKCGRCTFRLCLKCSATKMRASIKFENHEHLLCYRDNMVPMDNHCSINDCYGKQSFSSHSTELSYTSSYATFCLECNFRLHLLCGPLPSVIEHESHIHPLILVDSLVEDGYEEFYCDICEKERDPRIRVYYCKPCKFIGHIHCLKSKIIQILTGNFRNVELKSIGDDIWKLKQGREVDHSSAIMNEEQEEAPLTLQDIINGLPEQFLRRLKVYYKWKDESFELKEQLENKLGEEDINWILQLSHLTIEDFQEFSYVLRKFFQTTTQMEWKASDLGVKIVSVKNCKIPFTLAPVLNKLLDEYGDVGDNDDDDDDDDDWKWKWKCIVYTVLCQVIKEMCSITVGDITKDHLQEWYYHLTFVATRNFKINFALSHLEKLIRAFFGLQAKRLEAEIPKKLKEKELELEQEIKQVKSKLKKCEEYNDKSFPKSELLKDCLNEASALKFKKACEDLMITDNDSEIQYLWRPRY, encoded by the exons ATGGAGATCCAAAACTTTAGACATTCGCATCCTTTGCTCTTAATTAAGGATGGCATAACCACGATTAACCAGTTGATTAAGTGTGGAATATGTCGACGTCCTATCACTGCAGCTCCTTTATATGGTTGTGATTCATGCCAATATTACTTGCACAAATCATGTGCTGAGCTGCCACAACAAATATATCACTCTTTTCATCTTGCCCACCCTCTCACTTTGTTTCCTGTAAATGGTACGGGCTATTGCGACTCTTGTGAAAGAGTGATCCCTGATTCTCTTTTCTTTAGATGTTTTGGCTGCGAAGTTTACTTAGACGTGGATTGCGCATCGATGGCCCCCATAACATTCACAAAATCTTATGAAAACAATAGTATTCAACATTCTAGTCATCAACATCCAATGCTTGCACTTGATAAGGTGGACAACATTGATTTAATCCATTGCTTTGGATGTCAATCAATAATAGGCTCTGAGGATCGTGCTTATGGTTGCACCGAATGTAAGTATTTCCTTCATGAATCATGTGCAGAGTCTCCCAAAGAAATTCAATATCCTTTTCATTGGGACCACGGTCTTCTTTCCCTTCACATTCAATACTTCTGGTTTGAATGCACACTGTGTAAGCAAACTTTGAAAACGTGTTTCACTTACAAGTGTGGACGGTGTACTTTTCGGCTGTGTTTGAAATGCAGCGCAACCAAAATGAGAGCAAGTATTAAGTTTGAAAATCACGAGCATCTTCTTTGTTACAGGGATAACATGGTACCCATGGACAATCATTGCAGTATCAATGATTGCTATGGTAAGCAGTCATTTTCCTCCCACAGCACAGAACTTTCTTACACCTCTTCTTATGCGACTTTTTGCTTGGAATGCAACTTCAGACTCCACCTACTTTGTGGACCATTGCCATCCGTGATCGAACATGAGTCCCACATTCATCCTCTCATTTTGGTTGATTCACTAGTTGAGGATGGTTATGAAGAGTTTTATTGCGACATTTGTGAAAAAGAACGAGATCCTCGAATACGGGTTTATTACTGTAAACCGTGCAAATTTATTGGACATATACATTGCCTCAAATCTAAG ATCATACAAATACTAACAGGAAACTTTAGAAATGTGGAGCTAAAGAGTATAGGAGATGATATTTGGAAATTGAAGCAAGGAAGAGAAGTGGATCATTCTTCAGCGATAATGAACGAAGAGCAAGAAGAAGCTCCTTTAACCTTACAGGACATAATAAATGGACTGCCAGAACAATTTTTACGTCGTTTAAAGGTTTATTATAAATGGAAAGACGAATCATTTGAGCTAAAGGAACAATTGGAAAATAAGCTTGGTGAAGAAGATATTAATTGGATTTTACAACTTTCTCACTTAACCATTGAGGATTTTCAAGAATTCTCTTATGTTCTTCGAAAGTTCTTTCAAACGACTACACAAATGGAATGGAAAGCTAGCGATTTAGGAGTTAAGATTGTAAGTGTCAAAAATTGTAAGATACCTTTTACTTTAGCACCTGTTTTGAACAAATTACTTGATGAGTATGGAGATGTTGGTGACAATGACGATGACGATGACGATGACGATGACTGGAAGTGGAAGTGGAAGTGCATTGTGTATACTGTTTTATGTCAAGTCATAAAGGAAATGTGCAGTATTACGGTGGGAGACATCACCAAAGATCATCTTCAAGAATGGTATTATCACTTGACATTCGTGGCAACccgtaattttaaaattaattttgcaCTTTCTCATCTAGAAAAACTCATACGTGCTTTCTTCGGTCTTCAAGCGAAAAGACTTGAAGCAGAAATCCctaaaaaactaaaggaaaaggAATTAGAGCTAGAACAAGAGATAAAACAGGTAAAGTCAAAATTGAAGAAATGTGAGGAGTATAATGACAAGTCTTTTCCAAAGTCTGAGCTCTTGAAGGATTGTTTGAATGAGGCTTCTGCATTAAAGTTCAAGAAGGCATGTGAAGATTTGATGATTACAGATAATGACTCTGAAATTCAGTATTTGTGGAGACCAAG GTATTAG
- the LOC133834458 gene encoding uncharacterized protein LOC133834458 isoform X2, which yields MEIQNFRHSHPLLLIKDGITTINQLIKCGICRRPITAAPLYGCDSCQYYLHKSCAELPQQIYHSFHLAHPLTLFPVNGTGYCDSCERVIPDSLFFRCFGCEVYLDVDCASMAPITFTKSYENNSIQHSSHQHPMLALDKVDNIDLIHCFGCQSIIGSEDRAYGCTECKYFLHESCAESPKEIQYPFHWDHGLLSLHIQYFWFECTLCKQTLKTCFTYKCGRCTFRLCLKCSATKMRASIKFENHEHLLCYRDNMVPMDNHCSINDCYGKQSFSSHSTELSYTSSYATFCLECNFRLHLLCGPLPSVIEHESHIHPLILVDSLVEDGYEEFYCDICEKERDPRIRVYYCKPCKFIGHIHCLKSKIIQILTGNFRNVELKSIGDDIWKLKQGREVDHSSAIMNEEQEEAPLTLQDIINGLPEQFLRRLKVYYKWKDESFELKEQLENKLGEEDINWILQLSHLTIEDFQEFSYVLRKFFQTTTQMEWKASDLGVKIVSVKNCKIPFTLAPVLNKLLDEYGDVGDNDDDDDDDDDWKWKWKCIVYTVLCQVIKEMCSITVGDITKDHLQECEKT from the exons ATGGAGATCCAAAACTTTAGACATTCGCATCCTTTGCTCTTAATTAAGGATGGCATAACCACGATTAACCAGTTGATTAAGTGTGGAATATGTCGACGTCCTATCACTGCAGCTCCTTTATATGGTTGTGATTCATGCCAATATTACTTGCACAAATCATGTGCTGAGCTGCCACAACAAATATATCACTCTTTTCATCTTGCCCACCCTCTCACTTTGTTTCCTGTAAATGGTACGGGCTATTGCGACTCTTGTGAAAGAGTGATCCCTGATTCTCTTTTCTTTAGATGTTTTGGCTGCGAAGTTTACTTAGACGTGGATTGCGCATCGATGGCCCCCATAACATTCACAAAATCTTATGAAAACAATAGTATTCAACATTCTAGTCATCAACATCCAATGCTTGCACTTGATAAGGTGGACAACATTGATTTAATCCATTGCTTTGGATGTCAATCAATAATAGGCTCTGAGGATCGTGCTTATGGTTGCACCGAATGTAAGTATTTCCTTCATGAATCATGTGCAGAGTCTCCCAAAGAAATTCAATATCCTTTTCATTGGGACCACGGTCTTCTTTCCCTTCACATTCAATACTTCTGGTTTGAATGCACACTGTGTAAGCAAACTTTGAAAACGTGTTTCACTTACAAGTGTGGACGGTGTACTTTTCGGCTGTGTTTGAAATGCAGCGCAACCAAAATGAGAGCAAGTATTAAGTTTGAAAATCACGAGCATCTTCTTTGTTACAGGGATAACATGGTACCCATGGACAATCATTGCAGTATCAATGATTGCTATGGTAAGCAGTCATTTTCCTCCCACAGCACAGAACTTTCTTACACCTCTTCTTATGCGACTTTTTGCTTGGAATGCAACTTCAGACTCCACCTACTTTGTGGACCATTGCCATCCGTGATCGAACATGAGTCCCACATTCATCCTCTCATTTTGGTTGATTCACTAGTTGAGGATGGTTATGAAGAGTTTTATTGCGACATTTGTGAAAAAGAACGAGATCCTCGAATACGGGTTTATTACTGTAAACCGTGCAAATTTATTGGACATATACATTGCCTCAAATCTAAG ATCATACAAATACTAACAGGAAACTTTAGAAATGTGGAGCTAAAGAGTATAGGAGATGATATTTGGAAATTGAAGCAAGGAAGAGAAGTGGATCATTCTTCAGCGATAATGAACGAAGAGCAAGAAGAAGCTCCTTTAACCTTACAGGACATAATAAATGGACTGCCAGAACAATTTTTACGTCGTTTAAAGGTTTATTATAAATGGAAAGACGAATCATTTGAGCTAAAGGAACAATTGGAAAATAAGCTTGGTGAAGAAGATATTAATTGGATTTTACAACTTTCTCACTTAACCATTGAGGATTTTCAAGAATTCTCTTATGTTCTTCGAAAGTTCTTTCAAACGACTACACAAATGGAATGGAAAGCTAGCGATTTAGGAGTTAAGATTGTAAGTGTCAAAAATTGTAAGATACCTTTTACTTTAGCACCTGTTTTGAACAAATTACTTGATGAGTATGGAGATGTTGGTGACAATGACGATGACGATGACGATGACGATGACTGGAAGTGGAAGTGGAAGTGCATTGTGTATACTGTTTTATGTCAAGTCATAAAGGAAATGTGCAGTATTACGGTGGGAGACATCACCAAAGATCATCTTCAAGAATG CGAAAAGACTTGA